The Deltaproteobacteria bacterium genomic interval GTCAACAAGGCCGACGGCAAGCCCGATTGGAATGCCAGTGTTGCGACGCCGCCTCTGGCGCGGTTTCAGGCTCACACCATCGATCTGCGCGACCATCCCGACCAGCAGTGGTCGCGGCTGCTTGACGCCATCCGGGTCTTGCTTGAGCAGCCACCTGCTGTTCGCAAAGAGGAAGGTGACTTCCTCCAGTATCCTCCGCCGAGCATCTTTGTGGGCCGAGAAGACAAGCTCAACGAGATCCATGAGAAGCTCTTCCAGCTGCCGACGGCTGACTTGACGCAAGGACGTATTCAGGTCGTCTCGGGTACGGGTGGCATGGGCAAGACCACACTTGCACGCGTATACCCTGAGAAGTTCTGGCGTCTGTACCAGGGGATGTTCTGGGTCGATTGTCGTCAAGACATCGTGACGCAGTTCGCGCGGATCTTCGACGCCCTCTTTCCGGATCGGGCCTCTCAGCCACAGGACGACAATTTCAAAGCCCCGCAAGCTCTGGACGAGCTCAAGCAACGCCGCCCGCACCGTCGCCTGCTGATACTCGACGATGCCGAGAGCTATGACGCCATCAAGGCCTGGCTACCGAAAACGGGCAATTGCCACACGATTATCACGACACGCTACGCCATCTGGCCGGAGGCGCTGGCGAAGGCGACGGTGGATGTGCTTGATCCAGAACCGTCTCGCGAGCTGCTGCTACGCACGGCCGATCGAAGCTGGGACGACTCGAGCGCTACGGAACGCACGAGCTGCGATCATCTTGCCGATCGCTTGGGATACCTGCCGCTGGCCCTGAAACAAGCCGCCGCTTATGTGCACGCCCAACAGGACCCTTCTTTCGGCTTCCGCGATTACCTGCACCTATACGAGCAGGCGGAGGCGTACTATCTCCAACAGCACACGTTTGGCGAGACCGATTACCCTAAGTCGGTCTACGCGACCTGGCGCACGACCATCGAAAAGCTCTCCGGGCAGGCACAGGCGATCCTGCGCCTTGCCGCGTTCATGGCGGACACCCCTATCCCGAACGACGTGTTCAGCAAAGCCACTGATATCGTGCAGGAACGTGCTGACCCCCTGGGTGGGGCGGCCCCCGGCCCGACGGCAGCGCCAGGACACGCCGAGGTACCTCCGGAAGGTCAATTCAGGAAATGGCGCGCGGAGCTTCTCTCATACTCGATGATGTCGGCGAGTGCTGACGGTGCCTTGTCCGTACATGGCCTGGTTCAGGCGGTCGAGCGAGATACAACTCCGGACGACCAGCGGCCCCGTTGGATCGAGCAAGCCATGACCTGTCTCACGCGCCTTACTTGGTCTGACCAACTCCGGTACGAGGAATGGGCCTTGTGGTTCAAGCTGTTGCCACATGCACAGACGTTGTGTAATCGAGCTGAAAAAGATTCACGTGTTCAACAGAATGCAGAATTGCTCTATGACCTTGGCGAGGTGCTGTACAACCGAGGACAGTATGCCATGGCGGTCGAGTGCGCGAAACGCGCTTATGACGTTTTCCGCACAACGAAAGGCGAGGATGAGCCATTCACGCTAGCGGCCGGGCACAACTTTGGCGGGTTTTTGATGATGTATGGTCGATATGCAGAAGCCGAGCCAATTCTCCGGAATGTAGTGTCAGCACGAGAGCGCGTGCTGGGCCAGGACCACAAGTATACGCTCCGCAGCGTATACACCCTCGCGACCCTTCTCAACGACAAGGGGGAGTACACCGAGGCCGAGCTCCTTTGCCGCCGCGCTCTTGAAGCCCAGGAGCGAGTGCTCGGCCCTGAGCATCCCGACACACTCAGCAACGTCAACACCCTCGCGAACCTCCTCATGAGGAAGGAGGAGTACACCGAGGCCGAGCTCCTCTACCGTCGTGCCCTTGAGGCCCGCGAGCGCGTGCTAGGCTCCGACCATCCCGACACGCTCAGCAACGTCCACAACCTCGCGAGTCTGCTCAATAGCAATGGGAAGTACACCGAGGCCGAGCCGCTCTACCGTCGTGCCTTCGAGGCCCAAGAACGGGTGCTCGGCTCCGAGCATCCCGACACGCTCACCACCGTCAGCAACCTTGCGTTCCTGCTCGATAGCAAAGGGGAGTACGCCGAGGCCGAGCTCCTTTACCGCCGCGCTCTTGAAGCCCAGGAGCGGGTGCTCGGCTCCGAGCATCCCGATACGCTCGCCAGCGTCAACAACCTTGCGGTCCTCCTCAAGAGCAAGGGGGAGTACACCGAGGCCGAGCCGCTCTACCGTCGTGCCCTCGAGGCCCAAGAACGGGTGCTCGGCTCCGAGCATCCCGATACGCTCGCCAGCGTCAACAACCTTGCGGTCTTTCTGCAAAACAAGGGGGAGTACACGGAGGCCGAGCCGCTCTACCGTCGTGCCCTCGAGGTACGCGAGCGGGTGCTCGGCCCTGAGCATCCCAACACGCTCAGCACCGTCACCAACCTCGCGAGCCTCCTCGATAGGAAGGGAGAGTACGCGGAGGCCGAGCCGCTCTTCCGTCGCACACTCCAAGCGAAAGAGGGCACGCCTCAGGCGGAGCACCCGCAGTTCGCGCTCGATCTGAACAACTTCGCGTTGCTGCTGCGCAAGCTGAAGCGCTTCGACGAAGCGGCAGGCTTCCTCCGGCAAGCCATCGAGCTTGAAGAGCGGCTGCTGCCGGCCGAACATCCCAATCGCGCGCACAGGAGGAACAACTTGGCCATCGTGCTCATGCTCGCAGGCCAATTCGAAGCCGCAGCCAGAGCCAACGCCGAGGCTTGGCATCTCAAGGCTACGGTGAGCCAGGGCGGCCACGATATGACGAGTGCACGGATCCTGTTCGTCCGTATCGCACTGTATTGCCTGACCGGCTCGGACGCCGCCATATGCTTAGGCCAACTCCGCTCGCTTTTGCAGCAGCCCGATTTGCCGTGCTACGGCGGCATCCAAGCAATTTGGCAGATTGAGGATGTAATCGCTGACCTTCGCGAGAAGCTTGCCTCGGATCAGGCGGAGCTTCTCGCCGCCCTGGTGGCGGCCCTGAACGATCGTGAGCGGGTGGGCGACCTGGATCGCTTTCCCATGTGGCGCGATCACGCGGCCGTGCCACTCGATCAACCGTGGGCCGAGCTGCCGGCGTAGCGAGGTTGAGTTTGTCGTCCGCGCAAAGTGACCATTAGCGTCCGTGAAACTGTGGTGTTCGCTTCTCTAAGAACGCGGCCACCGCTTCTTTGTGGTCTTTGGTCTTGAACAGATAATCGAGGCCGAAGGTTTCTGTCTGTACCGCCGTATCGAAATCGCTCT includes:
- a CDS encoding tetratricopeptide repeat protein, yielding MNEQLSAQPDIFVSYNSQDLAIAERLWERLVAAGFGPEKIWFDRIRLQPGFNWYEKIKAGCENSRVILPVLTPRWKQSQWTKFETYSHDRVVPLLFEGQLIVNKADGKPDWNASVATPPLARFQAHTIDLRDHPDQQWSRLLDAIRVLLEQPPAVRKEEGDFLQYPPPSIFVGREDKLNEIHEKLFQLPTADLTQGRIQVVSGTGGMGKTTLARVYPEKFWRLYQGMFWVDCRQDIVTQFARIFDALFPDRASQPQDDNFKAPQALDELKQRRPHRRLLILDDAESYDAIKAWLPKTGNCHTIITTRYAIWPEALAKATVDVLDPEPSRELLLRTADRSWDDSSATERTSCDHLADRLGYLPLALKQAAAYVHAQQDPSFGFRDYLHLYEQAEAYYLQQHTFGETDYPKSVYATWRTTIEKLSGQAQAILRLAAFMADTPIPNDVFSKATDIVQERADPLGGAAPGPTAAPGHAEVPPEGQFRKWRAELLSYSMMSASADGALSVHGLVQAVERDTTPDDQRPRWIEQAMTCLTRLTWSDQLRYEEWALWFKLLPHAQTLCNRAEKDSRVQQNAELLYDLGEVLYNRGQYAMAVECAKRAYDVFRTTKGEDEPFTLAAGHNFGGFLMMYGRYAEAEPILRNVVSARERVLGQDHKYTLRSVYTLATLLNDKGEYTEAELLCRRALEAQERVLGPEHPDTLSNVNTLANLLMRKEEYTEAELLYRRALEARERVLGSDHPDTLSNVHNLASLLNSNGKYTEAEPLYRRAFEAQERVLGSEHPDTLTTVSNLAFLLDSKGEYAEAELLYRRALEAQERVLGSEHPDTLASVNNLAVLLKSKGEYTEAEPLYRRALEAQERVLGSEHPDTLASVNNLAVFLQNKGEYTEAEPLYRRALEVRERVLGPEHPNTLSTVTNLASLLDRKGEYAEAEPLFRRTLQAKEGTPQAEHPQFALDLNNFALLLRKLKRFDEAAGFLRQAIELEERLLPAEHPNRAHRRNNLAIVLMLAGQFEAAARANAEAWHLKATVSQGGHDMTSARILFVRIALYCLTGSDAAICLGQLRSLLQQPDLPCYGGIQAIWQIEDVIADLREKLASDQAELLAALVAALNDRERVGDLDRFPMWRDHAAVPLDQPWAELPA